A genomic stretch from Desulfolutivibrio sulfodismutans DSM 3696 includes:
- a CDS encoding Hpt domain-containing protein, with translation MDDEIMAMFVEDTREHLGDIESCLMDMERDGADIDEELVNKVFRAAHSIKGGAGFLNLQNTRDLGHKLENVLHMIRSREIAPDTRVISILLGGFDRLRSLVEMGPAGDAEDISGLLAMLSDLAVEHLPEEKKDDLARTVDIALPGGRVLFTEDRLSLDQAVRGGRMLYLVEYDLIHDVHARKKTPLDIFSAMEASGLILDCRMDLAAVGDLDAPPTNSIPLYVLFSTIVEPDVVSYLFALDERRITPVDVASLLAGEAPAAAAPPAAAAPPDAAPPTAFHVPAAEAAASAETADPGERVGALRLSRAPDHTRLAVAPDAVGAAGAVELTGADLAQALTICLSRGLAVRLDFPPQAEPGLDGLLALVSAARTFAARGLSLSHADGVPAGVAAQAARAGFTLRALAEAGVGGDLFGVA, from the coding sequence ATGGACGACGAAATCATGGCCATGTTCGTGGAGGATACCCGCGAACACCTGGGAGACATCGAATCCTGCCTCATGGACATGGAGCGGGACGGGGCGGACATCGACGAAGAACTGGTGAACAAGGTCTTCCGGGCCGCCCATTCCATCAAGGGCGGGGCCGGGTTCCTCAATCTGCAAAACACCCGGGATCTCGGGCACAAGCTGGAAAACGTGCTGCACATGATCCGCAGCCGCGAGATCGCCCCGGACACCCGGGTCATAAGCATCCTGCTTGGCGGTTTCGACCGTCTGCGCAGCCTGGTGGAGATGGGCCCGGCGGGCGACGCCGAGGACATCTCCGGGCTTTTGGCCATGCTGTCGGACCTGGCCGTGGAGCATCTGCCCGAGGAGAAAAAGGACGATCTGGCCAGGACCGTGGACATCGCCCTGCCGGGCGGCCGGGTGCTTTTCACCGAGGATCGCCTGAGCCTGGATCAGGCCGTCAGGGGCGGCCGGATGCTCTATCTCGTGGAATACGACCTCATCCACGACGTGCATGCCCGGAAAAAGACCCCCCTGGACATCTTTTCGGCCATGGAGGCCAGCGGGCTGATCCTGGACTGCCGCATGGATCTGGCCGCCGTGGGCGACCTGGACGCCCCGCCGACCAACAGCATCCCCCTGTACGTCCTTTTTTCCACCATCGTCGAACCCGATGTGGTCAGCTACCTCTTTGCCCTGGACGAACGCCGCATCACCCCCGTGGACGTGGCCTCCCTTTTGGCCGGGGAGGCCCCGGCCGCTGCCGCGCCCCCGGCCGCTGCCGCGCCCCCGGATGCCGCGCCGCCGACCGCGTTCCATGTCCCGGCGGCTGAGGCGGCGGCCTCCGCTGAGACGGCCGACCCCGGGGAGCGCGTCGGCGCGTTGCGGCTTTCCCGTGCGCCGGACCACACCCGGCTGGCCGTCGCCCCAGACGCGGTCGGCGCGGCCGGGGCCGTCGAACTGACCGGGGCGGACCTGGCCCAGGCCCTGACGATCTGCCTGTCCCGGGGGCTTGCGGTCAGGCTGGATTTCCCCCCCCAGGCCGAACCCGGCCTGGACGGCCTTTTGGCCCTGGTCAGCGCGGCCCGGACCTTCGCCGCCCGGGGCCTCTCCCTGTCCCATGCGGACGGGGTTCCCGCCGGGGTCGCCGCCCAGGCCGCCCGGGCCGGATTTACGCTCAGGGCCCTGGCCGAGGCAGGTGTGGGCGGCGATCTTTTTGGCGTTGCCTGA
- a CDS encoding STAS domain-containing protein: MNDMGNGPAAVVLRPGRDIVASTVEGFRVQWKEALAPGTASLTVDLSGVAMIDSVGLGLLIATHNTLGKAGGKLRIAHACPDILGLLRTMRLDKHFILEG; this comes from the coding sequence ATGAACGACATGGGAAACGGGCCCGCCGCCGTGGTGCTGCGTCCGGGCCGGGATATCGTGGCCTCCACCGTGGAGGGGTTTCGCGTGCAGTGGAAGGAGGCCCTGGCGCCCGGGACCGCGTCCCTGACCGTGGACCTGTCCGGGGTGGCGATGATCGACTCCGTGGGGCTGGGGCTGCTCATCGCCACCCACAACACCCTGGGCAAGGCCGGGGGCAAACTGCGCATCGCCCACGCCTGCCCCGACATCCTGGGGCTTTTGCGGACCATGCGCCTGGACAAACATTTCATTCTGGAAGGCTGA
- a CDS encoding ATP-binding protein, translating to MAYASHIDQGGLHVVFTAKPRNIDRAVAEIEAFVSQDGAWPLFDIKLIVREALINAVLHGGPGGGGHEVSCTVRFVGDTVECTVSDTGPGFDWRARCGRIPPLDAESGRGVCIMEAYADVMEYNAAGNVVRLVKKRGGESCGTPRCPDEAGKTK from the coding sequence GTGGCGTACGCATCGCATATCGACCAGGGCGGCCTGCATGTGGTTTTCACGGCCAAGCCGCGCAACATCGACCGAGCCGTGGCCGAGATCGAAGCGTTCGTGTCCCAGGACGGCGCCTGGCCGCTTTTCGACATCAAGCTCATCGTGCGCGAGGCCCTGATCAACGCCGTGCTGCATGGCGGCCCGGGCGGCGGGGGGCACGAGGTGTCCTGTACGGTGCGTTTCGTGGGCGATACGGTGGAATGCACCGTGTCCGACACCGGGCCGGGGTTCGACTGGAGGGCCAGATGCGGCCGCATCCCCCCCCTCGACGCGGAGAGCGGCCGGGGGGTCTGCATCATGGAGGCCTATGCGGACGTGATGGAATACAACGCGGCCGGGAACGTGGTCAGGTTGGTCAAAAAAAGGGGCGGGGAGTCCTGCGGGACGCCCCGGTGTCCAGACGAAGCGGGGAAGACGAAATGA
- a CDS encoding PP2C family protein-serine/threonine phosphatase has translation MNETPSILIVDDEVVNIMTLEWMLRDAGFETWRAASGPEARALASKVRPDLIILDIVMPGEDGFTTCERLLADPAVAETPIIFISGLGDVDNKVRGLKMGAVDYIAKPFAKEEVLARVKLHIRLRRGHAAMLKEQTDKLSQIREAQQAILADPGEIPEARFAVRYVPVLEAGGDFYDVFPLTERAMGYFVADISGHDLGASFVTSSLKALLRQNSGPLYTPQETLKNINAVLTGLLKDGKHLTAALAALNRTRGKLTLVNAGHPPPILVTAAGQTSLLDVEGDILGVFDHVQLGILERKVEAGDRIFLYTDGLVERFRGEARPRDRGIEALALACQETRNLPMSAAVLEASRRLNGAGRMPDDDMVLLGFEV, from the coding sequence ATGAACGAAACGCCTTCCATCCTCATCGTGGACGACGAGGTGGTCAATATCATGACCCTGGAATGGATGCTGCGAGACGCCGGTTTCGAGACCTGGCGCGCCGCATCCGGCCCCGAGGCCCGGGCCTTGGCCTCGAAGGTCCGTCCGGATCTGATCATTTTGGATATCGTCATGCCCGGCGAGGACGGCTTCACCACCTGCGAGCGGCTCCTGGCCGATCCGGCTGTGGCGGAGACGCCCATCATCTTCATTTCGGGCCTGGGCGACGTGGACAACAAGGTGCGGGGGCTCAAGATGGGGGCGGTGGACTACATCGCCAAGCCCTTCGCCAAGGAGGAGGTGCTGGCCCGGGTCAAGCTGCACATCCGCCTGCGGCGGGGCCATGCGGCCATGCTCAAGGAGCAGACGGACAAGCTGTCCCAGATCCGCGAGGCCCAGCAGGCCATCCTGGCCGATCCCGGGGAGATTCCCGAGGCCCGGTTCGCGGTGCGCTACGTGCCGGTCCTGGAGGCGGGCGGCGACTTCTACGACGTGTTTCCCCTGACCGAGCGGGCCATGGGCTATTTCGTGGCCGACATCTCCGGCCATGACCTGGGGGCCTCCTTCGTCACCTCCTCGCTCAAGGCCCTGTTGCGCCAGAATTCCGGGCCCCTGTACACCCCGCAGGAAACCCTGAAAAACATCAACGCCGTGCTCACCGGCCTTTTAAAGGACGGCAAGCATCTGACGGCGGCGCTGGCCGCCCTCAACCGCACCCGGGGCAAGTTGACCCTGGTCAACGCCGGGCATCCGCCGCCCATCCTGGTCACAGCCGCCGGGCAGACCAGCCTGCTTGACGTGGAGGGCGACATCCTGGGGGTGTTCGACCATGTCCAGCTCGGCATCCTGGAGCGCAAGGTCGAAGCCGGGGATCGGATTTTTTTGTACACCGACGGTCTGGTGGAGCGATTCAGGGGGGAGGCCCGCCCCCGGGATCGGGGGATCGAGGCCCTGGCCCTGGCCTGCCAGGAGACCCGGAACCTGCCCATGTCGGCGGCCGTTTTGGAGGCCTCCCGGCGGCTCAATGGCGCAGGGCGTATGCCTGACGACGACATGGTGCTCTTGGGATTTGAAGTTTAG
- a CDS encoding HDOD domain-containing protein yields MSRQIPIEKLTPGMVLAEDVRRPDGALVAARGTVVTGRHAAFFTTHHVVSVSVEGAAEEPAAAEPPAEPPMDPLVLEAARDHVRSRFALAGGRQPALAELAKLCVPRVARAMVRQKTAFPDPPPRPPAVADPQDAQARRTPPSIQDVIAADPSLVSLPDVFARICEVLNNPVSTAQEAARVIGMDQSLSARLLRLVNSAFYGFPTKVDTLSRAVTIVGSRQLTTLALGISVVSLFRDLPPGLTDVKSVWKHSVACGLAASALAGCAACAPDSGERLFVAGLLHDVGRLVMYRNLPEFSGQALALARREKNLLRPAEVRVFGFDHAALGQALLAEWRFPETLALAVGHHHGPGRRGWTPDTAIVHVADVVVNALRLGSSGEYYVPPLSPDAFAVLGVPVSALGQAVDKVDRQVEAVLSVFMPDEAKFA; encoded by the coding sequence ATGTCCAGACAAATTCCCATTGAAAAACTCACGCCAGGCATGGTGCTGGCCGAGGATGTCCGACGTCCGGACGGGGCCCTGGTGGCCGCCCGGGGGACGGTGGTCACCGGCAGGCATGCCGCGTTCTTCACCACCCACCACGTGGTCTCGGTGTCGGTCGAAGGGGCGGCTGAGGAGCCTGCGGCCGCCGAGCCGCCCGCCGAGCCGCCCATGGACCCGCTGGTCCTGGAGGCCGCCCGGGACCATGTCCGCTCCCGCTTCGCCCTGGCCGGAGGGCGGCAACCGGCCCTGGCCGAACTCGCCAAATTGTGCGTGCCCCGGGTGGCCCGGGCCATGGTGCGCCAAAAGACCGCCTTCCCCGATCCGCCGCCGCGCCCGCCAGCCGTGGCCGATCCGCAGGACGCCCAGGCCCGGCGGACGCCGCCTTCCATCCAGGACGTCATCGCCGCCGATCCGTCCCTGGTGTCGCTGCCCGACGTGTTCGCCCGCATCTGCGAGGTTTTGAACAATCCCGTGAGCACGGCCCAGGAGGCCGCCCGGGTCATCGGCATGGACCAAAGCCTGTCGGCGAGGCTTTTGCGTCTGGTCAACAGCGCCTTCTACGGCTTCCCCACCAAGGTGGACACCCTTTCCCGGGCCGTGACCATCGTGGGCAGCCGCCAGCTCACCACCCTGGCCCTGGGCATCTCCGTGGTCTCGCTGTTCCGCGATCTGCCCCCGGGACTCACGGACGTCAAATCCGTGTGGAAGCATAGCGTGGCCTGCGGTCTGGCGGCCTCGGCCCTGGCCGGATGCGCCGCCTGCGCCCCGGACAGCGGGGAGCGCCTGTTTGTGGCCGGGCTTTTGCACGACGTGGGGCGGCTGGTCATGTACCGCAATCTGCCGGAATTTTCCGGCCAAGCCCTGGCCCTGGCCCGGCGGGAAAAAAATCTGCTACGCCCGGCCGAGGTGCGGGTCTTCGGTTTCGACCATGCCGCCCTGGGTCAGGCCCTTTTGGCCGAATGGCGCTTTCCCGAGACCCTGGCCCTGGCCGTGGGGCATCATCACGGGCCGGGACGCCGGGGCTGGACCCCGGACACGGCCATCGTCCATGTGGCCGACGTGGTGGTCAACGCCCTGCGCCTGGGGTCGAGCGGGGAATATTACGTGCCGCCCCTTTCTCCCGATGCCTTTGCCGTCCTGGGCGTGCCCGTCAGCGCCCTGGGCCAGGCCGTGGACAAGGTGGACCGCCAGGTGGAGGCCGTCTTGTCCGTGTTTATGCCCGACGAAGCCAAGTTTGCCTGA
- a CDS encoding sigma-54-dependent transcriptional regulator: MGNILIIDDDLDIRDALTRVVTRLGHEARTAATLDEGCRLARAGDVDVVFLDVRMPDGNGLDAIADIRKSASAPEVIVITGWGEADGAELAMRQGAWDYIEKPPSVRTMTAPLLRAMEYRQGGGTLPAATFRFDGITGKSARRAACLELAAKAAVGEVNVLLTGQTGTGKELFARAIHANSPRTDQPFVVVDCAALPATIVESVLFGNEKGAYTGADTRRDGLILQAHGGTLFLDEVGELPLSAQKAFLRVLQERRFRPVGGREEKNCDFRLVAATNQDLEAMSRQGLFRQDLLFRLQGIGIDLPPLRDNVDDVPLFAGHFLDQARLRRGLPEKILSDEFLAALSAYPWPGNIREVCNTMEGVLALARDDQVLHPVHLPLHIRVHAVRSKVEESEAARQVGNGARPAAPFAASGGGAVAPPAAAPESGQALPGDPTAPLPPIKDFRDQHEADYLRLLLTRHAGNMRKILSVSGLSRSRLYALLKKHGLSPERL, translated from the coding sequence TTGGGCAACATCCTCATCATCGACGACGATCTCGACATCCGCGACGCCCTGACCCGGGTGGTCACCCGCCTGGGGCATGAGGCCAGGACGGCCGCCACCCTGGACGAGGGCTGCCGTCTGGCCCGGGCCGGGGATGTGGATGTGGTGTTCCTGGACGTACGCATGCCCGACGGCAACGGCCTGGACGCCATCGCGGACATCCGGAAATCCGCCTCGGCCCCGGAGGTCATCGTCATCACCGGCTGGGGCGAGGCCGACGGCGCCGAGCTGGCCATGCGCCAGGGAGCCTGGGACTACATTGAAAAGCCCCCCTCGGTGCGCACCATGACCGCGCCGCTTTTGCGGGCCATGGAATACCGCCAGGGCGGGGGGACGCTCCCGGCCGCGACGTTCCGCTTCGACGGCATCACCGGGAAAAGCGCCCGTCGCGCCGCCTGCCTGGAATTGGCGGCCAAGGCCGCCGTGGGCGAGGTCAACGTGCTGTTGACCGGCCAGACCGGAACGGGCAAGGAGCTGTTCGCCCGGGCCATCCACGCCAACTCCCCCCGGACGGACCAGCCCTTTGTGGTCGTGGATTGCGCCGCCCTGCCCGCGACCATCGTGGAGAGCGTGCTCTTCGGCAATGAAAAGGGAGCCTACACCGGCGCGGACACCCGGCGCGACGGGTTGATCCTCCAGGCCCACGGCGGCACCCTGTTTCTGGACGAGGTCGGCGAACTGCCGCTCTCGGCCCAAAAGGCCTTTTTACGGGTGCTCCAGGAGCGACGGTTTCGCCCGGTGGGGGGACGCGAGGAAAAAAACTGCGACTTCCGGCTGGTGGCGGCCACGAACCAGGATCTCGAGGCCATGTCCCGCCAGGGGCTCTTCCGCCAGGATCTGCTGTTCCGGCTCCAGGGCATCGGCATCGACCTGCCGCCGCTTCGGGACAACGTGGACGACGTGCCGCTTTTTGCCGGTCATTTCCTGGACCAGGCCCGTCTGCGCCGGGGCCTGCCCGAAAAAATCCTCTCCGACGAATTCCTGGCCGCCCTAAGCGCCTACCCCTGGCCCGGCAACATCCGCGAGGTGTGCAACACCATGGAGGGGGTTCTGGCCCTGGCCCGGGACGACCAGGTGCTGCACCCCGTCCATCTGCCCCTGCATATCCGGGTGCACGCCGTGCGTTCCAAGGTGGAGGAATCCGAGGCCGCGCGCCAGGTCGGCAATGGCGCCCGCCCCGCTGCGCCCTTTGCCGCATCCGGGGGCGGCGCGGTCGCCCCCCCGGCCGCCGCCCCGGAGTCGGGACAGGCCCTGCCGGGTGATCCGACGGCCCCCCTGCCGCCCATCAAGGACTTTCGCGACCAGCACGAGGCCGACTATCTGCGCCTGCTTTTGACCCGCCATGCCGGGAACATGCGCAAAATCCTGTCCGTTTCCGGCCTTTCCCGGTCCCGTCTGTACGCCCTGCTCAAAAAACACGGCCTGTCTCCGGAACGCCTGTGA
- a CDS encoding lytic murein transglycosylase, which produces MSTTPDVSSRRVRAGSPAGRIAASLFAAVLLLSVVAQVSLAGPETVWEPLLARLAADGVDRAATGALFASPGVVFDPSIMAKKVDSMVKNRFEPVTVTRRSLEKSNYRRFLDPWTISKAGRYMAENRALFVSAERAYGVPAEVVAAILLVETKLGSYLGDREAFGVLASMALCSDFELVRPRLKNLKNSPDRTAFAAQAAKDKGDWAYAELKALLAYAAAKKISPLAIPGSIYGAIGICQFMPSNALKFGVDADNDGSVDLFAEADAIHSVANYLRGHGWREGQSEEERRAAIYSYNHSNLYVMAVLAVADKLVAQRPAS; this is translated from the coding sequence ATGAGCACGACACCGGACGTTTCTTCCCGGCGGGTTCGCGCCGGTTCCCCGGCTGGCCGGATCGCGGCGAGTCTTTTCGCTGCGGTTTTGCTTTTGTCCGTCGTGGCCCAGGTGAGCCTCGCCGGACCGGAAACCGTGTGGGAGCCCCTGCTGGCCCGGCTTGCGGCGGACGGCGTGGACCGTGCGGCGACAGGCGCCCTGTTCGCCTCGCCCGGCGTGGTCTTCGACCCCTCCATCATGGCCAAAAAGGTCGACTCCATGGTCAAAAACCGCTTCGAGCCGGTGACCGTGACCCGTCGCAGCCTGGAAAAAAGCAACTACCGCCGGTTTCTCGATCCCTGGACGATCAGCAAGGCCGGGCGCTACATGGCCGAGAACCGGGCCCTCTTCGTTTCGGCGGAAAGGGCCTACGGGGTGCCGGCCGAGGTGGTGGCGGCCATCCTTTTGGTGGAGACCAAGCTTGGCAGCTATCTGGGGGACCGGGAGGCCTTTGGGGTGCTGGCCAGCATGGCCCTGTGCAGCGATTTCGAGCTGGTGCGCCCCCGCCTGAAAAACCTGAAGAATTCTCCCGACCGCACGGCCTTCGCCGCCCAGGCCGCCAAGGACAAGGGGGACTGGGCCTACGCGGAACTCAAGGCCCTTTTGGCCTATGCCGCAGCCAAGAAGATCTCCCCCCTGGCCATCCCGGGGTCCATCTACGGGGCCATCGGCATCTGCCAGTTCATGCCCTCCAACGCCCTGAAATTCGGGGTGGATGCCGACAACGACGGCAGCGTGGACCTTTTCGCCGAGGCCGACGCCATCCACAGCGTGGCCAACTACCTGCGCGGCCACGGCTGGCGGGAAGGCCAGAGCGAGGAAGAACGCCGGGCCGCCATCTACAGCTACAACCACAGCAATCTCTACGTCATGGCCGTTTTGGCCGTGGCCGACAAGCTCGTCGCGCAACGCCCCGCCTCCTGA
- a CDS encoding Hpt domain-containing protein, with protein sequence MNHAEATARAYLRRTLGFPEKEIEEIVSLGRVALAQAVDDLQRALAGDDPVPLADAAHAVKGMLRNLGLEELAGLARQVEEQAVGGSQAGAREAVAALRRELTPFWDQATSGEASIRTMDRAAIKA encoded by the coding sequence ATGAACCATGCCGAGGCGACAGCCCGGGCCTACTTGCGCCGGACCCTGGGGTTTCCGGAAAAGGAGATCGAGGAGATCGTGAGCCTTGGGCGGGTGGCCCTGGCCCAGGCCGTGGACGACCTGCAACGGGCTCTGGCCGGGGATGACCCGGTTCCCTTGGCCGATGCGGCCCATGCCGTGAAGGGCATGCTGCGCAATCTGGGGCTTGAGGAGCTGGCCGGGCTGGCCAGGCAGGTTGAGGAACAGGCCGTCGGCGGATCGCAGGCCGGGGCCCGGGAGGCCGTTGCGGCCCTGCGCCGCGAACTCACGCCCTTTTGGGACCAGGCGACGTCCGGGGAAGCCTCGATCCGCACCATGGACAGAGCGGCCATCAAGGCATAA
- a CDS encoding hybrid sensor histidine kinase/response regulator, giving the protein MKRRDKDRPETLDRDQPSSSSPGHAHEAAAAAAGSSALPPSVTPVAPDSPDSPDAQPSRSAAERLARLTSMLEALDERIAYVDAQGIVREINRRFLDFLGLPAEAVLDRDMSVLGLDTADCQTSAFFELFQKGALTTPTAVNQRLGAADVAIRIQPVLGAGKGEGGFFGVIVSVIDVTPLVEARRSVERERAFLEQVLTIAGAAICIVNQDGLVTTINDEFTAITGYTREQALGRPRDELLSDGGETPLPALPKHQGRIRTATGQTLTIMRSAAPLRDSRGEPVGAIESFVDISEIVQARAKAEQASRMKSMFLANMSHEIRTPLNALIGIPQLLAQTALTPEQHEYVETMQATGDALLAIVNDILDISKIEAGRMEIMTGPVDVARLLADAVQLLAPQATAKGLAIDFHVDPDLPLVLETDAHRLRQILLNLLSNAVKFTDTGQVSLAARRAPGRGRVRFQVTDTGPGIPDASAPHVFEPFYQADGSVTRRHGGTGLGLSISKRLAMLLGAPGLFLATAPGRGSVFYFDLPLCTPSPAARAESPWSAPEPGEPDMPTPRPEFSRLRALVAEDNDFNRFLLEKILNKLGVTDIVFAADGEGAVETVLEQAATNRPLDVLFLDLRMPGLDGASVARRLRRAKITVPIAALTAQAMEEDARLCREAGMDYFFAKPYRIPDLEKVLTAVAAGKGGTAP; this is encoded by the coding sequence ATGAAGCGGCGCGACAAGGATCGGCCTGAGACCCTCGACAGGGATCAGCCATCGTCTTCTTCCCCGGGCCACGCCCATGAGGCGGCGGCTGCTGCGGCCGGTTCGTCGGCCCTTCCCCCGTCCGTAACCCCCGTGGCCCCGGATTCCCCGGATTCTCCGGATGCCCAGCCCTCCCGGAGTGCGGCCGAGCGCCTGGCCCGGCTGACCTCCATGCTGGAGGCCCTGGACGAGCGCATCGCCTATGTGGACGCCCAGGGGATCGTGCGGGAGATCAACCGCCGGTTTCTCGATTTTCTCGGATTGCCAGCGGAGGCGGTCCTGGACAGGGACATGTCGGTTTTGGGCCTGGACACGGCGGACTGCCAGACCAGCGCCTTTTTCGAGCTTTTCCAGAAGGGGGCGCTGACCACGCCGACGGCGGTCAACCAGCGGCTGGGCGCGGCCGACGTGGCCATCCGCATCCAGCCCGTGCTCGGGGCCGGGAAGGGGGAGGGCGGCTTTTTCGGGGTCATCGTCTCGGTCATCGACGTCACCCCCCTGGTGGAGGCCAGACGGTCGGTGGAGCGGGAGCGGGCCTTTCTGGAGCAGGTGTTGACCATTGCCGGGGCGGCCATCTGCATCGTCAACCAGGACGGCCTGGTGACCACCATAAACGACGAATTCACGGCCATCACCGGATACACCCGGGAGCAGGCCCTGGGACGCCCCCGGGACGAACTGCTCAGCGACGGCGGGGAGACGCCCCTCCCGGCCCTGCCCAAGCACCAGGGCCGCATCCGGACCGCCACGGGACAAACCCTCACCATCATGCGAAGCGCCGCCCCCCTGCGAGATTCCCGGGGCGAACCCGTGGGGGCCATCGAGTCCTTCGTGGACATCTCCGAGATCGTCCAGGCCAGGGCCAAGGCCGAGCAGGCCAGCCGCATGAAAAGCATGTTTCTGGCCAACATGAGCCACGAGATCCGGACGCCCCTCAACGCCCTCATCGGCATCCCCCAGCTTCTGGCCCAGACCGCCCTGACCCCCGAGCAGCACGAATACGTGGAGACCATGCAGGCCACGGGCGACGCCCTGCTGGCCATCGTCAACGACATCCTGGACATCTCCAAGATCGAGGCCGGACGGATGGAAATCATGACCGGCCCCGTGGATGTGGCCCGGCTCCTGGCCGACGCCGTCCAGCTTCTGGCCCCCCAGGCCACGGCCAAGGGCCTGGCCATCGACTTTCATGTGGACCCGGACCTGCCTCTGGTCCTGGAGACCGATGCCCACCGTCTGCGCCAGATCCTGCTCAACCTCCTGTCCAACGCCGTCAAATTCACCGACACCGGCCAGGTTTCCCTGGCCGCCAGGCGCGCCCCCGGCCGGGGCCGCGTCCGGTTCCAGGTCACGGATACCGGGCCCGGCATCCCGGACGCCTCCGCCCCCCATGTCTTCGAGCCGTTCTATCAGGCCGACGGCTCCGTCACCCGGCGGCATGGCGGCACCGGGCTCGGTCTGTCCATCTCCAAGCGCCTGGCCATGCTGCTCGGGGCCCCGGGCCTGTTCCTGGCGACCGCCCCCGGCCGGGGAAGCGTCTTTTATTTCGACCTGCCCCTATGCACGCCGTCCCCCGCCGCCCGGGCCGAATCCCCCTGGAGCGCCCCGGAACCGGGCGAACCGGACATGCCCACGCCCCGCCCGGAGTTTTCCCGGTTGCGGGCGCTGGTCGCCGAGGACAACGATTTCAACCGGTTTTTGTTGGAAAAGATCCTGAACAAGCTCGGCGTGACCGATATCGTCTTCGCCGCAGACGGCGAGGGGGCCGTGGAGACGGTCCTGGAGCAGGCGGCCACGAACCGGCCCCTGGATGTGCTCTTTTTGGATCTGCGCATGCCGGGGCTGGACGGCGCATCTGTGGCCCGTCGGCTGCGCCGGGCGAAAATCACCGTCCCCATTGCGGCGCTCACCGCCCAGGCCATGGAGGAGGACGCCAGATTGTGCCGCGAGGCAGGCATGGACTACTTTTTCGCCAAGCCCTACCGCATCCCCGACCTGGAGAAGGTGCTTACCGCCGTGGCCGCCGGGAAAGGCGGGACCGCGCCATGA
- the rpe gene encoding ribulose-phosphate 3-epimerase codes for MNESFILSPSLLSADFGRFAGELADLEDAGVAWAHLDVMDGHFVPNITFGPPIIKRLRQKSRLFFDTHLMIERPERYLAEFRDAGADLICVHAESTVHLERACAEIARLGARPAVALNPATPLSAVEYLLPQLFMVLIMSVNPGFGGQSFIPFCLDKVRDLRAMINARGLSTHIQVDGGVTPENTPALVAAGADILVSGSAFFGHPPYGERLRTFHEAARQGSA; via the coding sequence ATGAACGAATCTTTTATCCTGTCGCCGTCGCTGTTGTCCGCCGATTTCGGGCGGTTCGCGGGCGAGCTGGCCGACCTGGAAGACGCCGGTGTGGCCTGGGCCCATCTCGATGTTATGGACGGCCATTTCGTGCCCAACATCACCTTCGGCCCGCCCATCATCAAGCGTCTGCGCCAGAAAAGCCGCCTGTTTTTCGACACCCACCTGATGATCGAACGCCCCGAACGCTATCTGGCCGAATTTCGCGACGCCGGGGCCGATCTCATCTGCGTCCATGCCGAATCCACGGTCCACCTGGAGAGGGCCTGCGCCGAGATCGCCCGCCTTGGGGCCAGGCCCGCCGTGGCCCTCAATCCGGCCACGCCCCTGTCGGCCGTGGAATATCTTCTGCCCCAGCTTTTCATGGTGCTCATCATGAGCGTCAACCCCGGTTTCGGGGGCCAGTCCTTCATCCCCTTCTGTCTGGACAAGGTCCGCGACCTGCGGGCCATGATCAACGCCCGGGGCCTGTCCACCCACATCCAGGTGGACGGCGGGGTCACCCCGGAAAACACGCCCGCGCTTGTGGCCGCCGGAGCCGACATCCTGGTCTCCGGGTCGGCCTTTTTCGGCCATCCTCCCTACGGGGAGCGATTAAGGACGTTCCATGAAGCGGCGCGACAAGGATCGGCCTGA